The following are encoded together in the Myxococcales bacterium genome:
- the rplC gene encoding 50S ribosomal protein L3 produces MNTHPGVIGRKLGMTQVFTSDGSVIPCTVVEARPFVVAKRTKEKDGYDAIVLGLVDRKDKHTKKPQAGFYKKSGVGPKRWLRELRCTPEFAAGFEVGAEVKLDAVFQEGEFVDVQGMSRGRGFTGVMRRFNFAGQVQTHGTHEYKRHGGSIGTNMTPGRVMPGKKMPGQHGNTKVTVQNQRVVKVAADDNLLFVEGGVPGSKNALVFVRTTVKTRRIPDAKK; encoded by the coding sequence ATGAACACGCATCCGGGTGTCATCGGGCGAAAGCTCGGAATGACTCAGGTCTTCACCAGCGACGGTTCCGTGATCCCGTGCACCGTGGTGGAGGCGCGTCCCTTCGTGGTCGCCAAGCGAACCAAGGAGAAGGACGGCTACGACGCCATCGTGCTCGGCCTGGTCGATCGCAAGGACAAGCACACCAAGAAGCCTCAGGCGGGCTTCTACAAGAAGTCCGGCGTCGGTCCCAAGCGTTGGCTGCGCGAGCTGCGCTGCACGCCCGAGTTCGCGGCGGGCTTCGAGGTCGGCGCCGAGGTCAAGCTCGACGCCGTGTTTCAAGAGGGTGAGTTCGTCGACGTGCAGGGCATGAGCCGCGGGCGGGGCTTCACCGGTGTGATGCGGCGCTTCAACTTCGCGGGCCAGGTGCAGACCCACGGTACCCACGAGTACAAACGCCACGGCGGCTCCATCGGTACGAACATGACCCCGGGTCGTGTGATGCCCGGTAAGAAGATGCCTGGCCAACACGGCAACACGAAGGTCACGGTGCAGAACCAGCGGGTGGTCAAGGTCGCGGCCGACGACAACCTGTTGTTCGTCGAGGGCGGTGTGCCCGGCTCGAAGAACGCACTCGTGTTCGTCAGAACGACGGTCAAGACCCGTCGCATCCCGGACGCGAAGAAGTAG
- a CDS encoding SGNH/GDSL hydrolase family protein, translated as MLKRGALAVVLGGGLLAMPAFGCGGSSEEGGSTGSSGGTAATGGSSGGAPSGGVAGGGAAGAAGSNTGGAGGKLTAKECFKDIGGDGTLGPDYDQFEPVIGSHCFGTNHQKVEGVERLVFIGDSVTAGTPPTPAAEFYRALLGEELKKTFPGLEVSDCSKWGARTDDFLGGQQQVAACFPSGGDSKSTLVVFTIGGNDIAAWAKDQMPVATAKLEADKAADLLEDTVKWFKEPGKFPNGIYVVFANPYEYTDATGDLFSCPTASLGGLKGNWLEGAPAVVHFQERFMKIAVDHQVDMIFTLEQFCGHGYKREDAAGICYRGPGAELWFDITCIHPNPTGHAKISEMFAATVKE; from the coding sequence GTGTTGAAGCGGGGTGCGCTGGCGGTTGTGTTGGGCGGTGGACTGCTGGCCATGCCGGCCTTCGGCTGCGGAGGCTCGAGCGAAGAAGGGGGGAGCACGGGCAGCTCCGGCGGTACGGCGGCCACCGGCGGCTCGAGCGGGGGTGCACCGAGCGGCGGCGTTGCGGGTGGCGGAGCTGCAGGCGCCGCCGGCTCGAACACCGGGGGCGCGGGCGGCAAGCTCACCGCGAAGGAGTGCTTCAAGGACATCGGCGGAGACGGCACGCTCGGCCCGGACTACGACCAGTTCGAGCCCGTCATCGGCTCGCACTGCTTCGGCACGAACCACCAGAAAGTCGAGGGCGTGGAGCGCCTGGTGTTCATCGGTGATTCGGTGACCGCCGGAACGCCCCCCACCCCGGCTGCGGAGTTCTACCGCGCGTTGCTCGGTGAGGAGCTGAAGAAGACGTTCCCGGGCCTCGAGGTCAGCGACTGCTCGAAGTGGGGCGCTCGCACCGACGATTTCCTCGGGGGACAACAGCAGGTCGCTGCGTGTTTTCCCTCCGGCGGCGACTCCAAGTCCACGCTGGTCGTCTTCACGATCGGCGGCAACGACATCGCCGCGTGGGCCAAGGACCAGATGCCCGTGGCAACCGCCAAGCTCGAAGCCGACAAAGCCGCGGATCTTCTGGAGGACACCGTGAAGTGGTTCAAGGAGCCCGGTAAATTCCCGAATGGGATCTACGTGGTGTTCGCGAATCCGTACGAATACACCGACGCTACCGGCGATCTCTTTTCGTGCCCAACGGCCAGCCTGGGCGGCCTCAAGGGCAACTGGCTGGAGGGCGCTCCCGCAGTCGTGCACTTCCAGGAGCGCTTCATGAAGATCGCCGTCGATCACCAGGTCGACATGATTTTCACGCTCGAACAGTTCTGTGGCCACGGCTACAAACGCGAGGATGCGGCGGGCATCTGTTATCGCGGACCGGGCGCCGAGCTCTGGTTCGACATCACTTGCATTCACCCCAACCCGACCGGGCATGCCAAGATTTCCGAGATGTTCGCCGCGACCGTGAAAGAGTGA
- a CDS encoding peptidoglycan DD-metalloendopeptidase family protein, whose product MDRELLTSTKFGVIGALALLGTVSWVSDAGALTSPLQGAVAFPSGVELSLPFPAGYDIEVIAGFGPNAGSGLHVYTASSWKANDYYALDLIIAGEPNSGKGLPVLAPLAGKVLRSGWATSNWRNYGQRIVLEHDLGDGHTYHSVYAHLDSIAVSEGMLVRVGQQLGTLGSSCDSSLSCTNFERPHLHWAIHRDAQIGGTGTGGSLSGSSVVPEPLDGTEDLAVGTVITSTTVEDVQCGDGACNGDESPATCAEDCKTCAVIPAQGRVVEDDDVCFKRLGPAMNWHLVEDGHAGSRSWMHVKSAHKPTNQATWELGFAEAGRYDVEVYTMKTTGYTLSKKAKYTLSHGTKTSTVSVDQNAKDGWQKLGSFDFAKGAGQSLRLDDNTWESLLPTRQLLADAIRITRVSADGKEDAAGLAAVESGPAASQANGCAVGAPAGTKFSFAWLVSLALAGAFAARRRFGPRARRSSVSALGCMVACSFMLLLAGCTSNVADDAAFDDGEEEALDPMDMSFEMPDLGKGDSPRKLPPLEGMWDAYPMGGASTVKKLIGGSVDAAWISNTCTVRVSRALNYGGFEVPSPTKAKPMNVVKGGDGKWYAFRVRELSEYLRTRVGKPDIVSSNPDDFVGKKGIIKFTISGSTAYTGHFDLWDGTGPRNHAYFGEQTELWITPEATADGGADGGADGG is encoded by the coding sequence ATGGACCGGGAGCTGCTTACGTCGACGAAGTTCGGGGTGATCGGCGCTCTGGCGCTGCTCGGCACGGTGTCGTGGGTGTCGGATGCGGGGGCGCTGACGTCGCCCCTCCAAGGTGCCGTGGCCTTCCCCTCGGGCGTCGAGCTCAGCCTGCCCTTCCCTGCTGGGTACGACATCGAGGTGATCGCGGGCTTTGGTCCGAACGCTGGCTCGGGACTCCACGTCTACACGGCCTCGTCCTGGAAGGCCAACGACTACTACGCGCTCGACTTGATCATCGCCGGCGAGCCCAACTCCGGCAAGGGGCTCCCGGTGCTCGCCCCGCTCGCGGGCAAGGTTCTGAGGTCGGGGTGGGCCACTTCGAACTGGCGTAACTACGGCCAGCGCATCGTGCTCGAGCACGATCTCGGGGACGGTCACACCTACCACAGCGTGTACGCGCACCTCGACTCGATCGCGGTGAGCGAGGGCATGCTGGTGAGGGTTGGCCAGCAGCTTGGCACGTTGGGTAGCTCGTGCGACAGCTCGCTGAGCTGCACGAACTTCGAGCGACCGCACCTGCACTGGGCCATCCACCGTGATGCCCAGATCGGCGGAACGGGCACTGGTGGCTCGCTCTCGGGTAGCTCCGTCGTGCCCGAGCCGCTCGACGGGACGGAAGACCTGGCGGTCGGCACCGTCATCACCAGCACAACTGTCGAAGACGTGCAGTGTGGCGACGGTGCCTGCAATGGCGACGAGTCACCAGCAACGTGCGCCGAAGACTGCAAGACCTGCGCGGTGATCCCGGCCCAGGGACGCGTCGTCGAGGACGACGACGTGTGTTTCAAGCGCCTCGGCCCAGCCATGAACTGGCACCTGGTCGAAGACGGGCACGCCGGCAGCCGCTCGTGGATGCACGTGAAGAGCGCTCACAAACCGACGAATCAAGCGACTTGGGAGCTCGGCTTCGCAGAGGCCGGCCGTTACGACGTGGAGGTATATACGATGAAAACCACCGGATACACGCTGTCGAAAAAGGCCAAGTACACCCTTTCGCACGGCACGAAGACCTCGACCGTCAGCGTCGATCAGAACGCCAAGGACGGCTGGCAGAAGCTCGGCAGCTTCGATTTTGCGAAGGGCGCAGGGCAGTCGCTGCGCCTGGACGACAACACCTGGGAGAGCCTGCTGCCGACGCGGCAACTCCTGGCGGACGCCATCCGAATCACACGGGTCAGCGCCGACGGCAAGGAAGACGCGGCTGGACTGGCCGCGGTCGAGAGCGGCCCCGCCGCCAGCCAGGCGAACGGCTGTGCAGTCGGGGCGCCCGCCGGCACGAAGTTCAGCTTTGCCTGGCTGGTCAGCCTCGCGTTGGCCGGCGCCTTCGCCGCACGACGGCGCTTCGGGCCGCGTGCTCGCCGATCTTCCGTGAGCGCTCTCGGGTGCATGGTGGCCTGCTCGTTCATGCTGCTTCTGGCGGGCTGCACCAGCAACGTCGCGGATGACGCTGCGTTCGACGACGGCGAAGAAGAGGCACTCGACCCCATGGACATGAGCTTCGAGATGCCGGACCTCGGCAAGGGCGACTCGCCCCGCAAGCTGCCGCCGCTGGAGGGCATGTGGGACGCCTACCCCATGGGCGGGGCTTCAACGGTGAAGAAGCTGATCGGCGGCTCGGTCGACGCCGCGTGGATCAGCAACACCTGCACGGTTCGCGTGAGCCGCGCCTTGAACTACGGCGGCTTCGAGGTCCCGAGTCCGACAAAAGCCAAGCCCATGAACGTGGTCAAGGGCGGCGACGGCAAGTGGTACGCCTTCCGCGTGCGCGAGCTGTCGGAGTACCTGCGCACGCGAGTCGGCAAACCCGACATCGTCAGCAGCAACCCAGACGATTTCGTCGGCAAGAAGGGCATCATCAAGTTCACCATCAGCGGGAGCACCGCGTACACCGGCCACTTCGACCTGTGGGACGGGACCGGACCGCGAAACCACGCCTACTTCGGGGAGCAAACCGAGCTCTGGATCACTCCCGAAGCCACAGCTGACGGCGGCGCTGACGGCGGCGCTGACGGCGGCTGA
- a CDS encoding class I SAM-dependent methyltransferase — MSFSLRLWLDERIIACDSDVLVVDKPRGIVVHGGDVSLADDLVTRLRAWLRARGESDYLGVHQRLDKEASGTLLFTRRRELNAVVARDMESHEARRTYVAAVTDKGLAAEGRLEHQLLHDKSGVTRVVGRGGQHAVARYRVLERRAGRARVELMPETGRTHQLRAQLAAVGAPIAGDRLYGGARAPRLMLHARSLELPSAKRRFECAVPECFDDWVRTGSVGLGSEAAVHGLLADAFVLRAPLFDRATAFRLCNGEGDELPGVVLDRYDEFGVLSVSSDEARARAEELGRAVQALGARGVYLKIRERADQRQVDPEKNAPRLPVVGEAAADEVEVREGALRFRVKLGEGLSTGLFVDQRDNRDLVRRLAGGLRVLNLFAYTCSFSVAAAAGGAREVVSVDLSQPALERGRASFELNGLEPTAHRFFREDCVAWLARSRRRGERFDLIVLDPPSFGTRSKRATFDVDSGYVRAAADCLLLLAPGGRLLSVTNHRKTSRERLRKMLHDAAREAKVQVRQLKDLASPLDCPDASEGPSPMKSVLVTVA; from the coding sequence TTGTCATTTTCCCTCCGTCTCTGGCTCGATGAGCGCATCATTGCGTGCGACTCCGATGTGCTCGTGGTCGACAAACCGCGTGGCATCGTGGTGCACGGCGGTGACGTGTCGCTCGCCGACGATCTGGTGACGCGACTCCGAGCCTGGCTGCGCGCTCGGGGTGAGTCGGATTACCTGGGTGTTCACCAGCGCCTCGACAAAGAGGCCTCCGGAACGCTGCTGTTCACCCGGCGGCGCGAGCTGAACGCGGTGGTTGCCCGCGACATGGAGAGCCATGAAGCGCGCCGCACCTACGTGGCCGCCGTCACGGACAAGGGGCTCGCTGCCGAGGGACGGCTCGAGCATCAGCTCTTGCACGACAAGTCCGGCGTCACCCGCGTCGTCGGGCGAGGTGGGCAGCATGCCGTCGCTCGTTATCGCGTGCTCGAACGCCGCGCCGGTCGTGCGCGGGTCGAGCTGATGCCGGAGACCGGGCGCACCCACCAGCTCCGAGCTCAGCTCGCGGCCGTCGGCGCGCCCATCGCTGGCGACCGTTTGTACGGTGGCGCCCGCGCTCCGCGACTGATGCTCCACGCCCGATCGCTCGAGCTGCCGTCGGCAAAGCGGCGCTTCGAGTGTGCGGTGCCGGAGTGTTTCGACGACTGGGTACGGACCGGCAGCGTCGGACTCGGCTCGGAGGCAGCGGTGCATGGCTTGCTCGCGGACGCCTTCGTGCTGCGCGCTCCGCTGTTCGACCGCGCCACCGCCTTCCGTTTGTGCAACGGCGAGGGGGACGAGCTGCCGGGTGTCGTGCTGGATCGCTACGACGAGTTCGGTGTGCTCTCCGTCTCGAGCGACGAGGCGCGCGCGCGCGCGGAGGAGCTTGGGCGTGCGGTGCAGGCGCTCGGCGCCCGGGGCGTCTACCTCAAGATCCGCGAGCGTGCGGATCAGCGGCAGGTGGATCCGGAAAAGAACGCGCCGCGCCTACCCGTCGTTGGTGAAGCCGCGGCGGACGAGGTGGAGGTGAGGGAGGGCGCCCTGCGCTTCCGCGTGAAACTGGGGGAGGGGCTCTCCACGGGCCTGTTCGTCGACCAGCGAGACAATCGCGACTTGGTGCGCCGCCTCGCGGGCGGCTTGCGCGTGCTCAACCTGTTTGCTTACACCTGTTCGTTCAGTGTGGCCGCGGCGGCCGGCGGAGCGCGCGAGGTGGTCAGCGTCGATCTGTCGCAGCCGGCCCTCGAGCGCGGTCGCGCTAGCTTCGAGCTGAACGGCCTCGAGCCGACCGCGCACCGCTTCTTCCGTGAAGACTGTGTGGCGTGGCTCGCGCGGTCGCGGCGCCGCGGGGAGCGGTTTGACCTGATTGTCCTCGACCCGCCCAGCTTTGGTACGCGCAGCAAGCGAGCGACCTTCGATGTCGACAGCGGCTACGTGCGGGCTGCCGCCGACTGTCTTCTGCTGCTTGCGCCGGGAGGGCGGCTACTTTCCGTGACGAATCATCGCAAGACCAGCCGCGAGCGCCTGCGCAAGATGCTCCACGACGCGGCGCGCGAGGCCAAGGTGCAGGTGCGGCAGCTGAAGGACCTGGCATCGCCCCTCGATTGTCCGGATGCGTCGGAGGGACCGAGCCCGATGAAGAGTGTACTGGTGACGGTGGCGTGA
- a CDS encoding TetR/AcrR family transcriptional regulator: protein MSAAKKKSRRRLPVGERREELLKLGLERFARRSYDDISIDEIAEEAGISKGLLYHYFPSKRDFYIAALGVAAGELVERIELAGDDPAQALEAYLSFVEEREPAYRALYRGGIGFDAEVSSIIEQCRKRILERILQHADSVTPQVRNAVRGFIGHVEASVLDWLDHRDLPRERLLASWQNTLMSTVQVASNG from the coding sequence GTGTCAGCGGCAAAAAAGAAATCACGTCGTCGGCTTCCGGTCGGCGAGCGCCGCGAGGAGCTCCTGAAGCTCGGGCTCGAGCGCTTTGCGCGCCGGTCCTACGACGACATCAGCATCGACGAGATCGCGGAGGAGGCGGGCATCAGCAAGGGGCTGCTCTATCACTACTTCCCCAGCAAGCGGGACTTCTACATCGCAGCGCTCGGCGTCGCCGCGGGTGAGCTGGTGGAGCGAATCGAACTAGCAGGGGACGATCCGGCGCAGGCGCTCGAAGCGTACTTGAGCTTCGTCGAGGAGCGCGAGCCCGCGTACCGCGCCTTGTACCGCGGCGGCATCGGGTTCGACGCCGAGGTCAGCTCGATCATCGAGCAGTGCCGCAAGCGCATCCTCGAGCGCATCCTGCAACACGCCGACAGCGTGACGCCGCAGGTTCGCAACGCCGTGCGGGGGTTCATCGGTCACGTCGAAGCGTCCGTCCTCGACTGGCTCGACCACCGTGATCTGCCACGCGAGCGCTTGCTCGCGTCCTGGCAAAACACGCTGATGAGCACCGTGCAAGTGGCGTCGAACGGTTGA
- the rplS gene encoding 50S ribosomal protein L19 — protein MSMIHPKIDAHENSSLRSDLPSFRVGDTVAVHYKIVEGDKLRTQVFKGTVIKRNRAGARSTFTVRKVSFNIGVERIFMLHSPRIEKIEVVSRGVVRQARLGYLRKLQGKAARIRDVKDV, from the coding sequence ATGTCGATGATTCACCCCAAGATCGATGCCCACGAAAACAGCAGCCTGCGCTCGGATCTGCCGAGTTTTCGCGTGGGGGACACCGTAGCGGTTCACTACAAGATCGTCGAAGGCGACAAACTCCGCACTCAGGTCTTCAAGGGCACCGTGATCAAGCGCAACCGGGCCGGAGCGCGCAGTACCTTCACCGTGCGCAAGGTCAGCTTCAACATCGGCGTCGAGCGCATTTTCATGCTGCATTCGCCGCGCATCGAGAAGATCGAAGTCGTCTCGCGCGGCGTCGTGCGCCAGGCGCGCCTCGGCTACCTGCGCAAGCTGCAGGGCAAAGCCGCGCGCATTCGGGACGTGAAGGACGTCTGA
- a CDS encoding FHA domain-containing protein yields the protein MACPRCGISNQPTSKFCASCGAPLPASGVGAQPPTFPGPGGARPPAGPPGWGPPPGPPPGAPPPGYGPPPGGAPPGWGAPPQSPFGPPGAPPQAPPSPYGPPPGAPPAGFGPGPQGPAYGPPPGPYGPPPAAQPGWGPPPGGPPPGGPPPAGPQGAPPQQGGFAPADERFRVGSPEGLNPFGATMAPDLGSGPGAPQPGGPPPGGSPPGGPGFGPPPGGPPPGGPPPGGPGFGPPPGGPPPGGPPPGGPGFGPPPGGPQLAPVPVPTPGSGAPKPGWNDPAAYAATAPPPTADEHEAALRAQAGQAPDAAPAPPDATPAASAAPAPSAQPSAQPSARPAPPEDVRPSAPPPTGVSRTEAQVAHDPMAIAADAPRVLAGFLVSFEASELGSFWPLYQGKNVVGRKAAMDGLDIELDHPTTSSRHAVLHAAARPGSIKLEDPGSTNGTYLNEERVAKGTPVEIRDGDTLRFGGYTTTVKII from the coding sequence ATCGCCTGCCCGCGCTGCGGCATTTCCAACCAGCCCACGAGTAAGTTCTGCGCTTCCTGCGGGGCCCCGCTGCCCGCATCCGGTGTCGGCGCTCAGCCGCCGACCTTCCCGGGACCTGGCGGCGCACGCCCCCCAGCCGGACCTCCCGGTTGGGGCCCGCCTCCCGGTCCGCCACCGGGCGCCCCACCGCCAGGATATGGCCCGCCGCCTGGTGGAGCGCCGCCAGGGTGGGGAGCCCCGCCGCAGAGCCCCTTCGGTCCGCCGGGGGCGCCGCCGCAGGCGCCGCCGTCTCCGTACGGTCCACCGCCCGGCGCACCGCCGGCAGGGTTCGGCCCGGGACCCCAAGGGCCGGCGTACGGTCCACCGCCCGGTCCGTACGGGCCGCCGCCCGCAGCGCAGCCGGGATGGGGTCCGCCGCCCGGGGGTCCGCCGCCCGGCGGTCCGCCGCCCGCGGGTCCGCAAGGTGCGCCGCCTCAACAGGGTGGCTTCGCCCCGGCGGACGAGCGATTTCGCGTCGGCTCCCCGGAGGGACTCAATCCCTTTGGTGCAACCATGGCGCCGGACTTGGGCAGCGGACCTGGAGCGCCCCAGCCCGGAGGTCCACCGCCGGGCGGTTCGCCGCCGGGTGGTCCCGGATTTGGGCCGCCACCGGGTGGCCCGCCGCCGGGTGGTCCACCGCCGGGTGGTCCCGGATTTGGCCCACCACCTGGTGGTCCGCCACCGGGTGGTCCGCCGCCGGGCGGTCCCGGATTTGGCCCACCACCGGGTGGTCCTCAGCTCGCGCCCGTGCCGGTTCCGACACCGGGCTCCGGCGCGCCCAAACCGGGCTGGAACGATCCGGCCGCCTACGCGGCCACCGCGCCACCGCCGACGGCGGATGAACACGAAGCGGCGCTGCGGGCCCAGGCGGGCCAAGCGCCGGACGCCGCTCCGGCTCCGCCGGACGCAACGCCGGCCGCGTCCGCAGCCCCCGCGCCGTCAGCACAGCCGTCAGCGCAGCCATCAGCACGACCGGCACCGCCTGAGGACGTGCGCCCCAGTGCGCCGCCGCCGACGGGTGTCTCGCGCACCGAGGCGCAGGTCGCTCACGATCCGATGGCCATCGCGGCAGACGCGCCACGGGTGCTCGCCGGTTTCCTCGTCAGCTTCGAGGCCAGCGAGCTCGGAAGCTTCTGGCCGCTCTATCAAGGCAAGAACGTCGTGGGGCGCAAGGCTGCGATGGACGGATTGGACATCGAACTCGACCACCCGACGACGTCATCGCGCCACGCGGTGCTGCACGCCGCCGCGCGGCCCGGTTCGATCAAGCTGGAAGATCCGGGTAGCACCAACGGCACCTACCTGAACGAGGAGCGCGTCGCCAAGGGCACACCCGTGGAGATCCGCGACGGCGACACACTCCGCTTCGGCGGCTACACCACCACCGTCAAGATCATTTAA
- a CDS encoding M50 family metallopeptidase has translation MSRWVDTLNRLLRNVDPKTVLGLVAVFVLVASLWGTFVVTPLKIFVVLLHEISHGIAAIVTGGGVEKLEINAQQGGVCHTSGGSRFVVLSAGYLGSLLWGGLIIVAASRTKRQRLISLLIGGFMLAVTIVYVRSWFGFGFALLASASLIVMGVKLSNAVNQFVLQLIGVTSCLYAVLDIVDDVLERPGIGSDADMLAELTFVPSVVWGLLWIVVSLGVTAMCLLVAAQKPPGPKQAG, from the coding sequence ATGAGCCGCTGGGTCGACACACTCAATCGTCTGCTTCGGAATGTGGACCCAAAGACCGTGCTCGGCCTGGTCGCAGTCTTCGTCTTGGTCGCGAGTCTGTGGGGCACCTTCGTCGTCACGCCACTCAAGATCTTCGTTGTCCTGCTGCACGAGATCAGCCACGGCATCGCCGCCATCGTCACCGGAGGCGGCGTGGAGAAGCTGGAGATCAACGCACAGCAGGGCGGCGTCTGCCACACCTCCGGCGGCAGCCGTTTTGTCGTACTCAGCGCCGGTTATCTCGGCAGCCTGCTCTGGGGCGGACTCATCATCGTCGCGGCGTCCCGCACCAAACGCCAGCGCCTGATCAGCCTGCTCATCGGCGGTTTCATGCTCGCAGTGACCATCGTCTACGTCCGCTCGTGGTTCGGATTTGGCTTCGCGCTCTTGGCATCGGCGTCTCTGATCGTGATGGGCGTCAAGCTCTCGAATGCCGTCAACCAGTTCGTGCTCCAGCTCATCGGCGTGACCAGCTGTCTGTACGCCGTGCTCGACATCGTCGACGACGTGCTCGAGCGCCCGGGGATCGGCTCGGACGCGGACATGCTCGCCGAGCTCACCTTCGTGCCATCCGTAGTGTGGGGCCTGCTCTGGATCGTGGTGTCGCTGGGGGTCACCGCGATGTGTCTGTTGGTCGCCGCCCAGAAGCCACCCGGGCCGAAACAGGCGGGCTGA
- a CDS encoding metal-dependent hydrolase, which translates to MTASAAQPRAAEPPATRARQTIRPRRPKLDYSDLPRHWLAGNRFATQLVNGLNLLFPRGERFFVRSVNHYLPEITDLQQRADVRGFFGQEGRHAAEHERFFEVMERQGYEIREFLQWYGKWTARLESVTPPALNLAATAAAEHFTALFADVVLRQGLLDEADPRMRDLLLWHAVEEIEHKAVAYDVLQVVAPSHALRAAGLLLASTELAFFWFHATRMLLRQDPADGASVEEEREQLRASGFLRPSRLLAGMRDYLRPDFHPWQHDNSELAKAHVRAAGLDEVS; encoded by the coding sequence ATGACCGCATCCGCCGCCCAGCCACGAGCCGCCGAACCCCCCGCGACCCGCGCGCGCCAGACGATACGACCGCGCCGTCCGAAGCTCGACTACAGCGATCTGCCCCGGCACTGGCTGGCTGGAAACCGCTTCGCGACTCAGCTGGTAAACGGGCTGAACCTGCTCTTTCCGCGCGGCGAACGCTTCTTCGTGCGCAGTGTGAATCACTATCTGCCCGAGATCACCGATCTGCAGCAGCGTGCCGACGTGCGCGGATTTTTTGGTCAAGAGGGGCGGCACGCCGCGGAGCACGAGCGTTTCTTCGAGGTGATGGAGCGACAAGGCTACGAGATCCGGGAGTTCCTGCAATGGTACGGCAAGTGGACCGCGCGTCTCGAGTCCGTCACTCCACCGGCGCTCAACCTGGCGGCGACGGCTGCGGCTGAGCACTTCACGGCGTTGTTCGCCGACGTCGTGCTGCGGCAAGGTCTGCTCGACGAAGCCGATCCCCGCATGCGCGATTTGCTGCTGTGGCACGCCGTCGAAGAAATCGAGCACAAGGCCGTAGCTTACGACGTGCTGCAAGTCGTCGCTCCGAGCCATGCGCTACGCGCTGCCGGGCTGCTCTTGGCGAGCACGGAGCTGGCGTTCTTCTGGTTTCACGCCACGCGCATGTTGCTGCGCCAAGACCCAGCCGATGGAGCGAGCGTGGAGGAAGAACGAGAGCAGCTGCGCGCCTCCGGTTTCCTGCGGCCGTCGCGCTTGCTGGCAGGCATGCGCGACTACCTGCGACCGGACTTCCACCCCTGGCAACACGACAACAGCGAGCTCGCGAAGGCCCACGTCCGCGCGGCGGGTCTGGACGAGGTCAGCTGA
- a CDS encoding RlmE family RNA methyltransferase, with the protein MLRVHARVSGLLLPLHRGDGRGRPLPPLPTRERQALLHCQRQLRGRCRQCNGGGDRLHRYGRRLWRRAAVPSEPRVGRPLLHHGPGGEEQRGRQLRLHRRGRGGIRLDHAVKSRRQNPYARADARTLEAKAKGYPARSVFKLEEIDRRTRLLSRGMHVLDLGAAPGSWSLYSAERVGPTGRVLAVDLAEINQAFPDNVTVIQGDALDLDHTALALFAPYDAVISDMAPNTSGNKAKDQTLSFELFMRALDVAVALGKPGSAFVGKLFMSNDFQPARKAVRDHYSKEQTIRPSGTRSVSSEVFLVGLGLRR; encoded by the coding sequence ATGCTGCGGGTACACGCTCGAGTTTCAGGACTTCTACTACCTCTACACCGCGGCGACGGCCGGGGTCGTCCCCTTCCACCGCTGCCTACTCGCGAACGGCAAGCACTTCTACACTGCCAGCGCCAGCTGCGAGGGCGCTGCCGGCAGTGTAATGGAGGGGGTGATCGGTTACATCGGTACGGCCGCCGCCTGTGGCGCCGTGCCGCTGTACCGTCTGAGCCACGCGTCGGGCGACCACTTCTACACCACGGGCCTGGCGGAGAAGAACAGCGCGGTCGCCAGCTCCGGTTACATCGACGAGGGCGTGGCGGGATACGTCTGGACCACGCCGTGAAGAGCCGTCGCCAGAACCCATACGCACGGGCGGACGCGCGCACGCTGGAGGCGAAAGCCAAGGGGTATCCCGCGCGCAGTGTGTTCAAGCTCGAGGAGATCGATCGCCGCACGCGCCTGCTCTCCCGTGGCATGCACGTGCTCGATCTCGGCGCCGCTCCCGGCAGCTGGAGCCTGTACTCTGCGGAGCGGGTCGGCCCCACCGGGCGGGTGCTGGCGGTGGATCTGGCCGAGATCAACCAGGCGTTCCCCGACAACGTCACCGTGATCCAGGGCGACGCCCTCGATCTGGATCACACCGCGCTCGCTCTGTTTGCGCCTTACGACGCGGTCATCAGCGACATGGCGCCGAACACCAGCGGCAACAAGGCCAAGGATCAGACGCTCTCCTTCGAGCTGTTCATGCGCGCGCTCGACGTCGCAGTCGCACTCGGCAAGCCCGGCAGCGCGTTCGTGGGCAAACTGTTCATGAGCAACGACTTCCAGCCGGCCCGCAAGGCCGTGCGGGATCACTACTCCAAGGAGCAGACCATCCGCCCGTCGGGCACCCGCAGCGTCAGCTCGGAGGTGTTCTTGGTTGGCTTGGGCTTGAGGCGTTAG